One Bosea sp. 685 DNA segment encodes these proteins:
- a CDS encoding alpha/beta hydrolase has protein sequence MPSLRFPSLALIFAISGPIAAWAQAVQAPQAAPPASFAAEQKAANATDGPRRTPPRSFPVPTEEVSPEMRKLIALPFPPHMDAAPKSAAEWTELVDRRAKLAIAALPAMKEKLKVDVQPAVIGGVKAFIVTPRTIPRANRDRLLVHVHGGGYVFGPGEAALPEAILLAGFGGYKVISVDYRMPPDAPYPAAMDDAMAVWKAATKMAKPRNMAIFGTSTGGAMTLAMVLRAKAEKLPLPAAIAPGTPWSDIAKIGDSYATNEWVDNVLVSWDGWLGRAALLYANGHDLKDPQLSPIYGDFHGFPPTILTSGTRDLFLSNTVRTHRKLRRAGVVADLNVYEGQSHGQYGGDMNAPETKEAFTDIAKFFDRHLGR, from the coding sequence AGTTTCGCTGCCGAGCAAAAGGCCGCAAACGCCACAGATGGCCCACGCAGGACGCCGCCGCGCAGCTTCCCGGTGCCGACCGAGGAGGTCAGCCCGGAGATGCGCAAGCTGATCGCCCTGCCGTTCCCGCCGCATATGGACGCTGCGCCCAAGAGCGCCGCCGAATGGACGGAATTGGTCGACCGGCGCGCCAAGCTCGCCATCGCCGCCCTGCCGGCGATGAAGGAGAAGCTGAAGGTCGATGTCCAGCCCGCCGTGATCGGCGGCGTGAAGGCCTTCATCGTCACGCCCAGGACGATCCCACGCGCCAACCGGGACCGGCTGCTCGTCCATGTCCATGGCGGCGGCTATGTCTTCGGGCCGGGCGAGGCGGCGCTGCCCGAAGCGATCCTGCTCGCCGGCTTCGGCGGCTACAAGGTGATCTCGGTCGATTACCGCATGCCGCCCGATGCGCCCTATCCCGCCGCGATGGACGACGCCATGGCGGTTTGGAAGGCGGCGACCAAGATGGCCAAGCCGCGCAACATGGCGATCTTCGGCACCTCGACCGGCGGCGCGATGACGCTCGCCATGGTCCTGCGCGCCAAGGCGGAGAAGCTGCCGCTGCCCGCCGCGATCGCGCCGGGCACGCCCTGGTCGGACATCGCCAAGATCGGCGACAGCTACGCCACCAATGAATGGGTCGACAATGTCCTGGTGAGCTGGGACGGCTGGCTCGGGCGCGCGGCCTTGCTCTACGCCAATGGCCACGATCTGAAGGACCCGCAGCTCTCGCCGATCTATGGCGATTTCCACGGTTTCCCACCGACGATCCTGACCTCGGGCACGCGCGACCTGTTCCTGTCGAACACGGTCCGGACCCATCGCAAGCTGCGGCGCGCCGGCGTCGTTGCCGACCTCAACGTCTATGAGGGCCAGAGCCATGGTCAGTATGGCGGGGATATGAACGCGCCTGAGACGAAAGAGGCCTTCACCGATATCGCCAAATTCTTCGACCGCCACCTCGGGCGATAG
- a CDS encoding MbcA/ParS/Xre antitoxin family protein, whose protein sequence is MTALQRIETTQRDFVPDPISDDEAAAMFRAAINLFRLWRVTDEQAATLLDLPLRSYRRWKAGEIGRISRDGKARLSNLMGIHKALRLIFREPQRGYDWIQAPNAAFSGHTALAVMLGGELTDLMRVRRYLDDERGGW, encoded by the coding sequence ATGACGGCCTTGCAGCGCATCGAGACGACCCAGCGCGACTTCGTCCCCGATCCGATCTCGGATGACGAAGCCGCCGCGATGTTTCGCGCCGCGATCAATCTGTTCCGGCTCTGGCGCGTCACCGACGAGCAGGCGGCGACGCTCCTCGACCTGCCCTTGCGCAGCTACCGGCGTTGGAAGGCCGGCGAGATCGGCCGCATCTCGCGCGATGGCAAGGCGAGGCTCTCCAATCTGATGGGCATCCACAAGGCGCTGCGCCTGATCTTTCGCGAGCCGCAGCGCGGCTATGACTGGATCCAGGCGCCCAATGCAGCCTTCTCCGGCCATACGGCACTGGCGGTCATGCTTGGCGGCGAATTGACGGATCTGATGCGGGTCAGGCGCTATCTCGACGACGAGCGGGGCGGCTGGTGA
- a CDS encoding RES family NAD+ phosphorylase, whose translation MVIDVSAVPATDLVWRGAVRIIRSLFPPIDLFEDIADPADWPLILAAEQKTNPRLMESVGNLALVPPERRVSGPGASWLMAPFTHVSPDRPSRFSAGGFGVLYAGDSFEVALFETVHHHGRFMAATKQPPGWTSQFREILLDVEARLHDLREPGPGVSAVLDPGDYAQSQALGSALHAAGSEGVVYPSVRRGGGACVGLFYPDGASNPVQGRHLDYHWNGERVDLYRDLSRSEVYRIVQGSG comes from the coding sequence CTGGTGATCGATGTCAGCGCCGTCCCCGCCACCGATCTGGTGTGGCGGGGGGCGGTCCGGATCATCCGCAGCCTGTTTCCGCCGATCGACCTGTTCGAGGATATCGCCGATCCCGCCGACTGGCCATTGATCCTGGCGGCCGAGCAAAAGACCAATCCGCGCTTGATGGAGAGCGTCGGCAATCTCGCTCTCGTGCCGCCGGAGAGGCGCGTCTCGGGCCCGGGCGCGAGCTGGCTGATGGCGCCCTTCACCCATGTCAGCCCCGACCGGCCGAGCCGCTTCAGCGCTGGCGGGTTCGGCGTGCTCTATGCCGGCGACAGCTTCGAGGTCGCGCTGTTCGAGACGGTGCACCACCATGGCCGCTTCATGGCTGCGACCAAGCAGCCGCCGGGCTGGACCTCGCAATTTCGTGAAATCCTGCTCGATGTCGAGGCGCGGCTGCATGATCTGCGCGAGCCTGGGCCGGGGGTCAGCGCGGTGCTCGATCCGGGTGATTATGCGCAAAGTCAGGCACTCGGCAGCGCGCTTCACGCGGCGGGTTCGGAAGGCGTGGTCTATCCGAGCGTTCGCCGTGGCGGCGGGGCCTGCGTCGGCCTGTTCTATCCCGACGGCGCCTCGAACCCGGTTCAGGGCCGCCATCTCGACTATCACTGGAATGGCGAGCGGGTTGACCTCTACCGCGACCTCAGCCGTAGCGAGGTCTACCGTATCGTTCAGGGTAGTGGTTGA
- a CDS encoding NUDIX domain-containing protein → MHDIVNALLLRDDAVLLARRSPHRKAHPGLWSFPGGHVQVGETLEQALIREIHEEMSIAILACDALGRIAGPHTSAEPVAFHIYAVRKWQGEPRIMDDEHTELGWFRLEEALALPDLALEEYRPLLESLRSADA, encoded by the coding sequence ATGCATGACATCGTCAACGCCCTGTTGCTGAGAGACGATGCCGTCCTCCTGGCCAGGCGTAGTCCGCATCGAAAGGCTCATCCTGGCCTGTGGAGCTTTCCCGGCGGCCATGTTCAGGTCGGAGAAACGCTGGAACAGGCGCTCATCCGCGAAATTCACGAAGAGATGAGCATCGCGATCCTGGCTTGCGATGCTCTTGGCCGAATCGCCGGTCCGCATACATCGGCCGAGCCGGTTGCCTTCCATATCTATGCTGTGAGGAAATGGCAGGGCGAGCCGCGCATCATGGATGATGAGCACACCGAGCTCGGCTGGTTTCGCTTGGAGGAAGCCCTCGCGCTTCCTGATCTTGCCCTCGAGGAATACCGGCCCTTGCTCGAGTCGCTGCGTTCGGCCGATGCTTGA
- a CDS encoding SDR family NAD(P)-dependent oxidoreductase, translating to MKLDSSLSAIVTGGASGLGEGTARMLAGFGVKVALLDLNTERGEAVAAEIGGVFCHCDVTNDASVDAALAKARAAQGVARIIVNCAGIAPGRRVISRKRETGELIAHDMATFEKGLAINLTGTFRVIAKSAVALAALDPITGDGGRGVIVNTASVAAEDGQIGQASYSASKAGVVGMTLPIARELAAYGIRVMTIMPGLFETPMFDGLPEESRASLGASIPFPSRLGKAGEYAALVKSIIENDMLNGTAIRLDGAIRLAAK from the coding sequence ATGAAACTCGATTCCTCGCTCTCCGCCATCGTCACCGGCGGCGCCTCGGGCCTCGGCGAAGGCACCGCGCGCATGCTCGCAGGCTTCGGCGTCAAGGTCGCGCTCCTGGATTTGAACACGGAGCGCGGCGAGGCCGTCGCGGCCGAGATCGGTGGGGTTTTCTGCCATTGCGACGTCACCAATGACGCCTCCGTCGACGCGGCGCTCGCCAAGGCGCGGGCCGCCCAAGGCGTCGCCCGCATCATCGTCAACTGCGCCGGCATCGCGCCCGGCCGCCGCGTCATCTCCAGGAAGCGCGAGACCGGCGAGCTCATCGCCCATGACATGGCGACCTTCGAGAAAGGCCTCGCCATCAACCTGACCGGCACCTTCCGCGTGATCGCGAAATCGGCGGTGGCGCTGGCCGCCCTCGACCCGATCACTGGGGATGGCGGGCGTGGCGTGATCGTCAACACGGCCTCCGTCGCCGCCGAGGACGGCCAGATCGGCCAGGCCTCCTACTCCGCCTCCAAGGCCGGCGTCGTCGGCATGACGCTGCCGATCGCGCGCGAACTCGCCGCCTACGGTATCCGCGTGATGACGATCATGCCCGGCCTGTTCGAGACGCCGATGTTCGACGGTCTGCCGGAGGAATCGCGCGCCTCGCTGGGCGCCTCGATCCCCTTCCCCTCGCGCCTCGGCAAGGCTGGCGAATATGCGGCCCTGGTCAAGAGCATCATCGAGAACGACATGCTCAACGGCACCGCAATTCGGCTCGACGGCGCGATCCGGCTCGCGGCGAAGTAG
- a CDS encoding YkvA family protein gives MSDTFHSRFSAEEMAEIRRSLRDEARFGSEFLGRLKRVAKRVPFAEDLLAAWICTRDPATPRRVRLTLLAALGYFVLPLDAIPDILPFIGFTDDAAVIAAALAAVAGSITPEHREKAKQTLAEL, from the coding sequence ATGAGCGACACGTTCCATTCGCGCTTTTCGGCGGAGGAGATGGCGGAGATCCGCCGGAGCCTGCGCGACGAGGCCCGCTTCGGTTCGGAGTTTCTGGGCCGGCTCAAGCGTGTGGCGAAGCGGGTGCCCTTCGCCGAGGATCTGCTGGCGGCCTGGATTTGCACGCGCGATCCGGCGACGCCGCGGCGCGTCCGGCTGACGCTTTTGGCGGCGCTCGGCTATTTCGTGCTGCCGCTCGATGCCATTCCCGACATCCTGCCCTTCATCGGCTTCACCGACGATGCGGCGGTGATCGCGGCCGCCCTCGCCGCGGTCGCAGGCTCGATCACGCCCGAACACCGCGAGAAGGCGAAGCAGACGCTGGCGGAGCTCTAG